Below is a window of Tolypothrix bouteillei VB521301 DNA.
TTGTGACTCCTGGTAGGCTGTATTTACTCATAACATTGAAGTCTCATATTTTTGCACGTCCACACAATTTTCCCAATGCACGCTGCCATATAAACGAGATCCTTTTCTTGGTGATACAGTAAACTGAACTGCTAATGGTACAAAGTCGCAAAAATCTACTTTGCCAATTTCAAGAATGAGTGGTACTGAGAGAACGCAAGCAATATTGTAAATACCTTGACATAAGGAAATTTTAAAGTGCCAGTCTATAATGTATTTCTCTCCTTGTTTAACCGATTTAAGATTTCTATCCTCAATTATACTGTCAGAATAGACAATATCACTTCCATTTTTATCCCTAATATGATAACCGTATGCCAATTCTTCAATGTCCTCATGAATCTCAATAGCCATTCTCAAGATGATTTTTTGCTCGTAATCAAGATTAGAAATTTCCTTTTCTTCAACATCTAAAATTTGTATATTAGCAAAATTTGCTTTGCCATTTTGAATTCTTTGAAAAGATGCTTTTTTTCTAAAAACTTCATTCTGAGAAAATGTAGATTTTCTATCTAATAAAAATTTGTCATTTTCTAATGGTTGAAAATTAGAAGAAATGTCTGGAAGCACTGGTTTAATAACAAATTGTTCGCCTTCAACCTTCATGGTAAAATACTGTTCGACAATTGTGTCAGCTAAACCATAGCCAATCAATTCTCCATGATTCAATAAAACTGCTTTACGACAAAGAGTTTTGACTGCACTAGTATCATGACTTACAAAAAGTACTGTAACTCCTGCATCCATCATTTGTCGCATCCGCGCCATACATTTTGCCTGAAAAAATAAATCCCCCACAGATAAAGCCTCATCCACAATGAGAATATCTGGATTAACATGAATGGCAGAGGAAAAAGCCAATCTTACATA
It encodes the following:
- a CDS encoding ABC transporter ATP-binding protein; its protein translation is MGEEIAISLENVSKCFKRYARPIDRLKEILLPGKAYAQEFWALRDLSFDVMKGETMGIIGRNGAGKSTLLQVICGTLTPTSGKVQVNGRVAALLELGAGFNPEFTGRENVYMNGAIMGLSKQEVDSRFDRIAAFADIGDFIDQPVKTYSSGMYVRLAFSSAIHVNPDILIVDEALSVGDLFFQAKCMARMRQMMDAGVTVLFVSHDTSAVKTLCRKAVLLNHGELIGYGLADTIVEQYFTMKVEGEQFVIKPVLPDISSNFQPLENDKFLLDRKSTFSQNEVFRKKASFQRIQNGKANFANIQILDVEEKEISNLDYEQKIILRMAIEIHEDIEELAYGYHIRDKNGSDIVYSDSIIEDRNLKSVKQGEKYIIDWHFKISLCQGIYNIACVLSVPLILEIGKVDFCDFVPLAVQFTVSPRKGSRLYGSVHWENCVDVQKYETSML